A stretch of the Musa acuminata AAA Group cultivar baxijiao chromosome BXJ2-7, Cavendish_Baxijiao_AAA, whole genome shotgun sequence genome encodes the following:
- the LOC135583347 gene encoding F-box protein At5g46170-like, whose amino-acid sequence MSSGGLAAADLDGLRPRRWDPAAAEEGIDHFDRLPDSVLLVVFNRVGDIKALGRCCIVSRRFHALVRLVDDIVVRVDCVVSDEPSLFPDTEADSAAAGSDKPRGVFFHLARVVLGGLVKPLHALGQLFSSSSSSLATADAVSAAARKSASPSSSSSTPSSDVSHHSPAEVLKNFKEIRRLRIELPDSELGVDDGVLLKWRADFGSTLESCVILGASSVALSSSVPPNSSNVCGGDDCRSIPESFYNDGSLKRRVVWTISSLIAASARHYLLHPIVADHETLESLDLIDADGQGLLTMDRRQLQELKMKPWMASRSSQRTLLPALSMRLWYADQLELPNGMVLRGATLLAIRPSEEQMSEAGFSGSIGSSDNCWVSDAFEEPYKSATSTLMKRRTYCLEMNSF is encoded by the coding sequence ATGTCCTCCGGCGGCCTAGCCGCGGCCGATCTGGACGGATTGCGACCACGCCGCTGGGatccggcggcggcggaggaggggatTGACCACTTCGACCGGCTGCCGGACTCGGTGCTTCTTGTGGTATTCAACCGGGTAGGCGACATCAAGGCCTTGGGGCGGTGCTGTATCGTGTCCCGCCGCTTCCACGCCCTCGTCCGCCTCGTTGACGACATCGTCGTCCGCGTCGACTGCGTCGTCTCCGACGAGCCCTCCCTCTTCCCCGACACCGAGGCGGACTCCGCTGCTGCCGGGTCCGACAAGCCCCGCGGCGTCTTCTTCCACCTCGCCCGCGTCGTCCTAGGCGGCCTCGTCAAGCCCCTCCACGCCCTCGGTCAATTGttctcctcttcctcatcctccttGGCGACAGCTGATGCCGTCTCCGCTGCGGCCAGGAAGTCCGCGTCACCGTCCTCTTCATCCTCAACACCATCGTCCGATGTCTCCCACCATTCCCCAGCGGAGGTCTTAAAGAATTTCAAGGAAATCCGGCGCCTCCGCATCGAGCTTCCCGACAGCGAGCTCGGCGTCGACGACGGCGTCCTGTTGAAGTGGAGGGCCGACTTCGGGTCCACCCTCGAAAGCTGTGTCATCCTTGGCGCCTCCTCCGTTGCCTTATCATCTTCAGTTCCCCCCAATTCCTCAAACGTTTGTGGTGGTGATGATTGCCGGAGCATCCCGGAGTCATTCTACAACGACGGAAGCTTGAAGCGCAGAGTAGTGTGGACTATCAGCTCGCTGATTGCTGCTTCAGCGCGGCATTACCTTCTCCATCCTATCGTGGCAGACCATGAGACGTTAGAGAGCTTAGATCTGATAGATGCGGATGGGCAGGGGTTGCTGACCATGGACCGGCGGCAGCTGCAGGAATTAAAGATGAAGCCATGGATGGCTTCGAGGAGCTCGCAACGAACACTTCTGCCAGCACTAAGCATGCGTCTATGGTATGCTGACCAGTTGGAACTGCCCAATGGAATGGTGCTGAGGGGTGCGACGCTGTTGGCTATCAGACCAAGTGAGGAGCAGATGAGTGAGGCTGGTTTCAGTGGATCCATTGGGTCCTCGGACAATTGCTGGGTTTCAGATGCCTTTGAAGAGCCATACAAGTCTGCGACCAGCACACTCATGAAGAGAAGGACTTACTGTCTTGAGATGAATTCCTTCTGA